TGTTAAACAGCAACGCTTTATTTTGAGTAATAGCACCCAATAGCTTTCCTGCACTCTTTAATAAGAATTGTTGCGGAGTTCGACGAAGCAGAATATTGACCGTTTCCAGTTCGAATCGACTTGTCATACGGTCCGTATCCCGGCGCCAATCATCTAGTACTTTAAAATCACATTCCAGCTTTAGTCGTTCGTCGCCATACATTTGGTTAAAGCCTTCGCCCATCTCATTTAAATATTCCTGACTTTGATTGAATTCCTCATGGCAGCTTTCAATCCATTTTTGGAAAGACAGATAGAAATTCGGCATCACCGTTTGTTCTAAATATTCTTGAATCCGTCGATTCATTTCATCATTAAGCTCAAGGTGAATTTTACTAAAATTACTATCTTCCTTAATGAGAGTTGAGCAATCCTGGAGCATTTTCGGAACTGTTACTGAAATATCCTTCTGAATGGTTTCCTTGATTGCACGGTACGAACGAACAATCGCTTTTGCTTTTTGCACTTCCGTATCCCTCAGTTGGTTTACCGCTCCATTTAACTTCATTAACATGTCTTCATTCCACCGGATGGATTCTACTAGTTGATTTTCAACATCAATCCGCTTTTGTAATAGGCTCGAAATCGTAGTTCGAATATAATACAATAGTTTTGCCAAGCGCTTGTCTTCTAGGCTGATTGTAGTTTTAATAGAATGAATAAATTTCGTTAAATCCTGTAGCTGCTGTTTACGATCATATTGAGATGAAAAAGCAAATACGTTTGCATCAGGTAAAACAGATTGAATGACGGACCTAGTTTCATCAAAAACTTTGATTGCTTCCTGTTCATCCACAATGGTATCCATTTTACTTAAGAGAAAATGGATCGGAATATCCGGTGCTATTTCTTGAATTTGATTCAGTAATGTTCTTTCTTTCGCAGAGAATCCAGAATTGGCATCCAGTACAAAAAGAATTCTGTCTGCAACATTTAGGTTTCTAAATACCTCAGGCTGCTCATACTGATTCCCTTTTAATCCAGGAGTATCAATGAATGCTACTCTATTTTCCTGTAAAAATTGGTTTGGCTGTCTATATTCAATAATAGCTTCTAAAGCATTCCGGCGACGGCCCATTCGTTCTAGGAAATCTGAATGGTCTGGCAAAATCGTAAAGGAGTTATCGGTAATTTCAACAACTTCTTCTTCTTCCGCATCTGTAAACATGACGACAGTAGATGTTGGGCTATCCTGTAGCTCTTCGCCTAAAACAGTATTGATAAATGTCGATTTGCCGCTTCCACCTAATCCAGCGATTAAGATGTGCTGGGTGTCAAAGTTACATAGCTGATCAACACGCCACTTTACCCGATTATTTTCACCCATGTCATGCGCTACCGCCCAATCCAGAATGCTATTAAAGAGGATTAAGCACTCATCTCTTTCATCAAAACTTAATTCTGTCGTGCTTATCAATTCTTCTGCTTCATTAACAATCGTTGAACTAATGCTTGTTGGAAAAAGCTCATTCCACGAAAGGACTGCAGCAGAGGAAATAACCACCGTTGATGAGTCTGCAAGGCGCAGCCAATTCGTTAGCAGGTCAGGGATAAACCCTTGCAACATCTTTATAAAATATCTTCCTTCAATTAAGCTCAGATAAGCATCCTTATGTAGCTGAGAAAGGACAGACCAGTTTTCTTCACGGCTGATATCCAAATTTAATAACAAGTGATTAATTTCGTTAATCCATGTAAAATAGGACTCTTCATTTTCGTAGCTTCTCCATAGGGATGTAATCAATTGTTCAAATCTCTCTTTATCTAATGAATACAAGAGAATTAAGCTCTGTGAAAAATACCTTGGCGGATGATTTTTTGTTACACCTTTTTCCACATACGCATTGATGACATCGAACCATTGAATCGATTCCGTACGCATGGCCTCATTTACTGCCAATTCAAGCGCATTATTCCAATCCTGCTGCTCCTCAAAAAATGCGCGGGCAATTTCCGTTACATCTGGATAATCCGGATTGGAAGCAACCGTTTTTTTAATGGTAAACACAGCTGAATCTAATTTTTCTCGCTCAATATATAGTGAAAATAAATGTAAGGATACTTCTGTATTTAAAGTGAGATTATCCGATTTTATTGCTGTGTATAGATCTTCTGCAGTTGAAAGCAGACCCAAATGGTAATAGGCATCTGCAGTATTTTTCTTTGCCCATGGTGCCAAGTCATTACTGATGTTTTCCCATTTAAAAATAGCTGCTTCGTAATCTTTATAATGAAAGTACACTTCCCCTTGGGCGAAACGAATAGATGATAAATCAGGTACATCCTTTTCAGCTTCCTCATGAAAAGCTTCACCAAGTACTTGAATCGGATGAATATCCTCATGTTCATTAATGAACATTTT
The window above is part of the Bacillus sp. SORGH_AS_0510 genome. Proteins encoded here:
- a CDS encoding GTPase domain-containing protein, with product MTLEKQLKEKNYYKMFINEHEDIHPIQVLGEAFHEEAEKDVPDLSSIRFAQGEVYFHYKDYEAAIFKWENISNDLAPWAKKNTADAYYHLGLLSTAEDLYTAIKSDNLTLNTEVSLHLFSLYIEREKLDSAVFTIKKTVASNPDYPDVTEIARAFFEEQQDWNNALELAVNEAMRTESIQWFDVINAYVEKGVTKNHPPRYFSQSLILLYSLDKERFEQLITSLWRSYENEESYFTWINEINHLLLNLDISREENWSVLSQLHKDAYLSLIEGRYFIKMLQGFIPDLLTNWLRLADSSTVVISSAAVLSWNELFPTSISSTIVNEAEELISTTELSFDERDECLILFNSILDWAVAHDMGENNRVKWRVDQLCNFDTQHILIAGLGGSGKSTFINTVLGEELQDSPTSTVVMFTDAEEEEVVEITDNSFTILPDHSDFLERMGRRRNALEAIIEYRQPNQFLQENRVAFIDTPGLKGNQYEQPEVFRNLNVADRILFVLDANSGFSAKERTLLNQIQEIAPDIPIHFLLSKMDTIVDEQEAIKVFDETRSVIQSVLPDANVFAFSSQYDRKQQLQDLTKFIHSIKTTISLEDKRLAKLLYYIRTTISSLLQKRIDVENQLVESIRWNEDMLMKLNGAVNQLRDTEVQKAKAIVRSYRAIKETIQKDISVTVPKMLQDCSTLIKEDSNFSKIHLELNDEMNRRIQEYLEQTVMPNFYLSFQKWIESCHEEFNQSQEYLNEMGEGFNQMYGDERLKLECDFKVLDDWRRDTDRMTSRFELETVNILLRRTPQQFLLKSAGKLLGAITQNKALLFNKYKSFVENEDYTEAIEAINKQFFQSFELFEKSLERDVTLFFKNPVAIINQLVEETRTAIQTNQEMLNKLNTNPEMFRDPLTLFEARLRQFEWMTVAGRGIQTIY